In Plasmodium falciparum 3D7 genome assembly, chromosome: 6, the genomic window TTGTTCAGCTCCTGCAACAACTTTTTTTACCGTGTCTGGTATAGCGCTAGCTGGTGGAGGACCATATTCAACAGGACTTCCTAGACGTATACGCATACCAAAAGTATAATCAAATTGTTTGCACATAGCCTGAGTACTACTTGTACCGGTCGACAAATTACAAGTTGCCCTATATTTTGCAACAATAATTTTAGCAATCTCTTCGGCATTAGTATAATGTATCTTAGTACCAATGGATTCAAATAAATCAGGACATAAACCATGCACATTCAATGCTTTTAATCCTTCAATAACTGTTTTAACACCCATAGCTTCACCTGCGGCATTAGCGGCAGCCGCAATCTTAACAGAATTTGCATTTAGAGCTGCTGTAATAGCAACCTTAAGTGCCCCAGGTTTCCACACATAGATACCCAATCCTCCTAATAAACCAACACTTGGTGCAATACCACCACCAAACACACCTACACATCTCAAACATCCTTTTTCCACTTTGTCCGCCATCGACATTTCGCAAATACATGTTGGAATGTCGTCACTTTGTATATCCGTGTGTAACGCAGAAAACTTTTcgtttaattctttttcaattttatcttttaaaataattttttggatTTCTTTATCACATTGTTCTTTACATTTTTGGCGTGTATTTTGCACCCTTTCGTCATATTCGTGAAATCTTTGTTGTGTCTGTTTATTGAAATTATCCATCACTTCTTTCATTTGTGGGTCACTATAATAGTTGACAGGTGCATACAATTCACATTCGCTTAATGACCTTGTGGTTGGTATTTTTTGTGTATGACGTGCTGTGGTGTGTGGTTTTTGGTGGGTATTTACCTATAAAAAATGgtgacatatatatgtaatgtttATTTGTAGtttatgattttatatatttgtaattaatatgtatatttaaactatatatataagtcatatagatataataattatatttatgaatattttatttatttatcacaTAATGttaccaatatatttaattttagaggaaacaataatatattagtataatggattttcattttttatt contains:
- a CDS encoding rifin; the protein is MKIHYTNILLFPLKLNILVNTHQKPHTTARHTQKIPTTRSLSECELYAPVNYYSDPQMKEVMDNFNKQTQQRFHEYDERVQNTRQKCKEQCDKEIQKIILKDKIEKELNEKFSALHTDIQSDDIPTCICEMSMADKVEKGCLRCVGVFGGGIAPSVGLLGGLGIYVWKPGALKVAITAALNANSVKIAAAANAAGEAMGVKTVIEGLKALNVHGLCPDLFESIGTKIHYTNAEEIAKIIVAKYRATCNLSTGTSSTQAMCKQFDYTFGMRIRLGSPVEYGPPPASAIPDTVKKVVAGAEQAAEAKAANVRTTISSKIITEETDVINTIYMSNQTAIIASIIAIVIIVLIMVIIYLILRYRRKKKMKKKLQYIKLLEE